TCATACCGGTCATCGGCAAAGATGTCGGTGATACGGCACAATTCGGCGGTCTGCTCGGTTATGCGCCGATCATGCCGGTCAATGAATTTGACTGCAGTGTGTTTGTGAACAGGAAAGGAAGAATTCCGGCTCCGATACACAGTTTTAAAAATTAGAGAGGTAAATAAATGGGAAAAGTAGCAGTTGTGACCGACAGCAACAGCGGGATCACACAGGAAGAAGGAAAAAAACTCGGCATACGCATACTGCCGATGCCGTTTTATATCAACGGAGAGCTGTTCTATGAGGACATAACACTCAGCCAGGAAGAGTTCTATCAGAAGCTTGGGGAGGACGCGGAGATATCTACTTCGCAGCCGTCCCCCGCAGATGTGATGGAGCTGTGGGAGGAACTGCTGTCCGAGTACGATGAAGTCATCCATATCCCCATGTCCAGCGGGCTGAGCAGCTCATGCCAGACGGCAAAGATGCTCTCCGCAGAATTTGACGGAAAAGTGCGTGTCATCGACAACCAGAGAGTCTCTGTCACACAGCGCCAGTCTGCCCTGGATGCCGTCGAGATGGTACGCCGCGGCATGACGGCGTCGGAGATAGAAGAGGTGCTGATGCAGGAAAGGCTGGAAGCGAGCATCTATATCACAGTGGATACGCTGAAGTATCTGAAGAAAGGCGGCCGCATCACTCCTGCGGCGGCAGCGCTCGGAACGGTGCTGAACTTAAAGCCTGTGCTCCAGATCCAGGGTGAAAAACTGGATGCCTTCGCCAAAGTGCGCGGCATAAAGGCGGCAAAGAGAACGATGCTGAATGCGATGGAAAAAGATATAGAAGAGCGGTTCAAAGGCAGGAGAGTGAACCTGGAAGCCGCCTATACGTGCACAGAGGAAGAAGCCCGAGCATGGAAGGAAGAGATAGAGGAAAGATTCCCCGGTTACGAGGTGCACATGGACAAGCTGTCCCTGAGCGTCGCCTGCCACATAGGCCCCGGAGCGCTGGCAGTCGCCTGCAGCAGGGAGATCTAAATGGGGGTTTTTGTTGGGAATGTTTGAGCTTGTTGGCGGTGGACGGCGGAGGGGCCGGGTGCGCGGGGGTGTAAAAGAGCGCTCCGGCAGCCGGGTATCCGTAACTGCAGAAAGAGCCGGAATCAGACAACCGAGCCTATTCGGTATGAAATCCTGAAAGGATTTCCTGCCTCAGAGGCTCTCGGGAATGTTATTTGTGATAACATTCCCGTGTCTGATTCCGGCTCTTTCTGCAGCAACGGCTCCCACGTCTGCCTCCGAACGCCCTTTTACACCCCCGCGCACCCGGCCCCTCTGCCTGTTCATCGCTCAGGATGATAAACATTCCAAGCAAAAGGAAGTTCCCAGGCCTTCTCAATGGATAGACTCTTATCCAGGAAACTACGGCCGCAGTGTAGATCCATTGTGGCTCGACCAGGGAATCCCACGCGTTGAAGAAATTTGAGCTTTGTGAGGGAACAGGCAGAGGAATGGCGGGAGGGGGATGTGGGGCGTTGGAGGGAGCTTTGTCAAGCAGTTAGGGAAGAAGCCGTGGCAGGGACAGACCAGAAACCGCACTACAAGTGCGGTTTCTGAGACAGCTGAAATAGGAAATCATCCAGATTTCCTATTGAATTCTGTCGGTGTCTGTTCCTGCCGCGGCTTCTTCCCTTACAGCTTGCAAGCGCACCGACCGTCCCACATCCCCCTCCCGCCGTTCCTCTGCCGTACGCTTACCACCCTCCCAAATTCCTCCAACAAAAATTCCCATTTATAAAATAACAATAGACTGCTGGTATTCGTTCACAAACGGAAGTTTAAACTTATTCGTTATGATCGCCTCATACAGGTTGGATGCAAATATGTCCTGCGTCAGCATCCGGGCTCCGGTTTCGCTCAGTGTATCTGTCTGTGTCAGCTTCGTGACAAGCGGCACGTTCGAGTGGGCTTTCAGATGAGACAGGACATGGGCCGCGTCTTTTCTGAAACCTAGGATATGTGCGTAATGACAGCAGCCGTCATCCCGGCAGGAGAGCATATCGTATTTAGTGATCCCGAGCAGGATGTGGAACAGGCTTCTGCTTATGCGGGTGTAAGTCATGTCTCTCGTTTTCAGCAGGTCACAGAACTGGTCAAATGTGATGAAGTCATTGGCGTGGTTTATGATCCGGTTTGCCAGGTCCTCGGTGATATCCACATATTTGACAAGTGTGTCCTTTGTCTCTGTCAGCAGCTTATACTTGAGCAGAAGCGAGAAATCGTTGGAATAGATCGGGTAGCGCGTGCGGTGTGTCTCCTCCAGAAGGCGTATGCAGGAAGGCGGAACCTGCCCTTCCAGCCTTGTGAGCACTTCCGACATGACCGGTTCGTCAAACATGCCTTCATCCTCCAGATGGATGGAGTTGCTCGCATAAGCGAGCAGCTTTCGGATGGCTGACGCGGAACTGTAGCTCTCGGAGAGGGATTCGTCGTGGTAGCCTGAGACCATACGCTTGATCGTATACGTCCTTATGGGGCTTTTCTTTAAGTACAGCGCTTTGATATATTCAATACCGAGAATATTGTTCGGCTGCTCCAGTATGGCATCGAGGGAATCGTCTTTAAAGTAAGCTTTCAGCGCCAGCTGCCGGGCCCGCGGAAAAGAAAGCCCTTTGCGGAGTCCTTCCTGAAGTGAGAACTTGTATTCCTCCGGTTCGTCCGCAACGACATGCGCGATCCGCTCCAGCACGCCGTGATCCCCGCATTCGCTTCCGAAGCAGATAGAATCGATGCAGCCGAGCTGTTCAAATAGAGAAATGGCGCCTGCCGCGAAGTATTCGGCGCTGCCGGTGGCAAAGCAGACAGGAAGTTCCATGACCACAGGAACGCCGGCTTCCAGTGCCACCTCGGCGCGCAGATGCTTCGGCATGATGGCGGGCGCTCCTCTCTGTACGTAATTTCCGCTCATGACGACGACCGCAGCGTCCGCTCCGGTTATCTCTTTCGCTTTCTCTATATGGTATAAATGCCCGTTGTGAAACGGGTTGTATTCCGTGATCAAACCTACTATTTTCATAAGAATCTCCTTGTATATCCTTCTGAAATTGATTATACTATAAAAAGACCGGGTGCGCAAAATGAATTGGGTCATTTGGGGAGAAAGCCTTGGGAGAGGAGGGGTACGATGGGTGAAGAGTTCAGCCGCAGCGATGCAGATTTATTGCATAATGCAGAGGACATCTGTGATCCGCCGCAGGAGACTGAAGATTACATGGAAGAGCGGGAAGAACTGACGGAAGAACGTATCCTTGAAATGCTGGAAAACCGCCAGTATAAAGAACTCAAGGAAGAACTTGAAAATAATATGTACCCTGTTGACCTGGCAGATATCCTGGCGGATTTTGAACAGAAGCAGCTTGTCATGGTGTTCCGGCTTCTGGCCAAGGAAGAGGCGGCGGAGACATTCACATATATGAACAGCGATCTGAGGGAACTTCTCATCAATGCTCTGACTGATTCCGAGCTGGAAGAAGTCATGGAAGAGATGTACCTGGACGATACGGTGGATGTTCTGGAGGAGATGCCCGCGAATGTGGTGGACAGGCTCCTCATGGCGACAGACGAGGAGACGAGACAGCAGATCAACGCCCTGCTCCAGTATCCGGAGGACAGCGCCGGCAGCGTGATGAACGTGGATTATATCGCGCTCAGAAAAGAGATGACGGTGGCGGAATCCATACTGAAGATCAGGCAGGTCGGTTTAAATAAAGAGACGATATATACGTGTTACGTGACAGAGAAACGCCGTCTGGTCGGCGTGGTGGATGTAAAAGAGCTTTTAACGACAAGTGAGTCGAAGACTGTGGAAGAGATCATGGATACGAATATGCTCTACGCCCACACGACGGACGACCAGGAAGAGGTGGCCCGGACAATTACGAAGTACGGTCTTATCGCGCTTCCCATCGTAGATCATGAGATGTGCATGGTAGGTATCGTCACGGTTGACGATGCCATGTACGTACTGCAGGAAGAGGTGACGGAAGATATCAGTATCATGGCCGGTGTAAGCCCCAATGAGGAGTCTTACTTTGGGACGGGCGTCATAAGCCATGTGAAGAACAGACTGCCGTGGCTTTTGTTTCTTATGCTGTCCGCAACGATCACGCAGATGATCATGAACCACTATGAATCTGCGCTTGCGGTCATGCCCCAGCTTGCAGGATTTATCCCGATGCTGATGGGGACGGGCGGAAACTGCGGTTCCCAGAGTTCTACACTTGTGATCCGCGGACTGGCAGTGGGAGAGATCGAATTCGGAGATATTGTAAAAGTGATCTTTAAAGAGATAAGAGTCGCGCTTCTTATAAGCGTCATACTGTCTACCGTAAATGGAATACGTATACTCGTTATGGGACAGGGGGATGTGATGATCGCGGTCACGATAGGGCTTACGATGGCCTGCACGATCATACTTGCCAAGATCGTGGGCTGCACACTTCCGCTCGTAGCCAAGAAGATAGGGCTCGACCCCGCCATAATGGCGACGCCGCTCATCTCTACACTCGTGGATATCAGCACGGTGACGGTGTATTTTGCGATCGTCAGTCTTGTGTTTTCCATCTAGCCTGGAGAACAGACGAATGTTTGGGCATATTTACCAAGATGTTAAAAAAATAACGGTTATTGTATTGAAAAATAGACATAAGATTACGGGAAGAGACCTTGTTTACGAGGTCTCTTTGTATTATAATAGAAATACTGAGAATAAATGGAAAGGAGTCTATTGATCATGGGATTTATAGATGAAATCAAGGCGAAAGCCAAGACAAGCAGAAAGACGATCGTGCTTCCGGAGACAGAGGATATCAGAACTTATGAGGCGGCAGAGGCAGTGATAAAAGAAGGCACAGCCAACGTGGTACTTGTAGGGAGCAAAGAGGAGATCGAGAAGAACAGAGGCTCTTTCGATGTCAGCGGAGCGACTGTCGTGGATCCGGCCACGAGTGAAAAGACGGACGGCTATATCGCCAAACTCGTTGAACTGAGACAGAAGAAAGGAATGACGGAAGAGCAGGCAAGAGAGCTGCTCCTTACGAACTATCTGTACTATGGGGTCATGATGGTCAAGATGAAGGATGCAGACGGCATGGTATCAGGAGCATGCCACTCTACGGCCGACACTTTGAGGCCATGCCTTCAGATACTGAAGACGAAACCGGGAACAAAGCTCGTGTCAGCGTTTTTCGTCATGGTAGTGCCGGACTGCGATATGGGTGCGGACGGAACATTTGTATTTGCAGACGCAGGACTTGAGCAGAATCCGGATCCGGAGAAGCTTGCGGCTATCGCGCTTTCCTCCGCAGATTCTTTCCGGCTTCTGACAGGAGAGGAGCCGGTGGTGGCGCTCCTTTCACACTCTACAAAGGGAAGTGCAAAGCACGCGGACGTGGACAAGGTAGTGGAAGCTGCGCGTATCGCAAAAGAAGCTGCGCCTGAGGGACTTATGATCGACGGTGAATTCCAGCTTGACGCAGCTATCGTTCCGGAGATCGGCGCGTCCAAAGCGCCGGGCAGCCCGGTGGCAGGGAAAGCAAACGTACTCGTATTTCCTGACCTGGATGCCGGAAATATCGGCTACAAGCTGGTGCAGAGGCTTGCAAAGGCAGAGGCATACGGACCGCTGACACAGGGGATCGCGGCTCCGGTCAATGACCTGTCACGCGGATGCAGCGCCAAAGATATCGAAGGCGTAGTGGCGATCACTGCAGTTCAGTGTATGGCTGAAAACTAGAACGTGAAAAAAGAATAAAAGAGAGGTAAATTCAAATGAATGTATTAGTAATCAACTGTGGCAGTTCATCTTTAAAGTTCCAGTTAATCAACTCCGATACAGAGCAGGTGCTGGCAAAGGGACTCTGCGAGAGGATCGGGATCGACGGAAGTCTTACTTATCAGCCGGAAGGCGGGGAGAAGGTAAAGTCAGACAAGCCTATGCCGACACATACGGAGGCGATCCAGTACGTCATTGACGCCCTCACAGATGCCGGTACAGGTGTTGTAAAGAGCCTGGACGAGATCGGTGCGGTGGGACACCGTGTCGTACATGGAGGCGAGAAGTTTGCAAGCTCTGTTGTGATCACAGATGAAGTGCTTCAGGCGATCGAGGAATGCAATGACCTGGCGCCGCTTCACAATCCGGCAAACTTGATCGGGATCAACGCGTGCCAGAAACTGATGCCGGGTACTCCGAT
This is a stretch of genomic DNA from [Clostridium] hylemonae DSM 15053. It encodes these proteins:
- a CDS encoding DegV family protein, whose protein sequence is MGKVAVVTDSNSGITQEEGKKLGIRILPMPFYINGELFYEDITLSQEEFYQKLGEDAEISTSQPSPADVMELWEELLSEYDEVIHIPMSSGLSSSCQTAKMLSAEFDGKVRVIDNQRVSVTQRQSALDAVEMVRRGMTASEIEEVLMQERLEASIYITVDTLKYLKKGGRITPAAAALGTVLNLKPVLQIQGEKLDAFAKVRGIKAAKRTMLNAMEKDIEERFKGRRVNLEAAYTCTEEEARAWKEEIEERFPGYEVHMDKLSLSVACHIGPGALAVACSREI
- a CDS encoding nucleotidyltransferase, coding for MKIVGLITEYNPFHNGHLYHIEKAKEITGADAAVVVMSGNYVQRGAPAIMPKHLRAEVALEAGVPVVMELPVCFATGSAEYFAAGAISLFEQLGCIDSICFGSECGDHGVLERIAHVVADEPEEYKFSLQEGLRKGLSFPRARQLALKAYFKDDSLDAILEQPNNILGIEYIKALYLKKSPIRTYTIKRMVSGYHDESLSESYSSASAIRKLLAYASNSIHLEDEGMFDEPVMSEVLTRLEGQVPPSCIRLLEETHRTRYPIYSNDFSLLLKYKLLTETKDTLVKYVDITEDLANRIINHANDFITFDQFCDLLKTRDMTYTRISRSLFHILLGITKYDMLSCRDDGCCHYAHILGFRKDAAHVLSHLKAHSNVPLVTKLTQTDTLSETGARMLTQDIFASNLYEAIITNKFKLPFVNEYQQSIVIL
- the mgtE gene encoding magnesium transporter → MEEREELTEERILEMLENRQYKELKEELENNMYPVDLADILADFEQKQLVMVFRLLAKEEAAETFTYMNSDLRELLINALTDSELEEVMEEMYLDDTVDVLEEMPANVVDRLLMATDEETRQQINALLQYPEDSAGSVMNVDYIALRKEMTVAESILKIRQVGLNKETIYTCYVTEKRRLVGVVDVKELLTTSESKTVEEIMDTNMLYAHTTDDQEEVARTITKYGLIALPIVDHEMCMVGIVTVDDAMYVLQEEVTEDISIMAGVSPNEESYFGTGVISHVKNRLPWLLFLMLSATITQMIMNHYESALAVMPQLAGFIPMLMGTGGNCGSQSSTLVIRGLAVGEIEFGDIVKVIFKEIRVALLISVILSTVNGIRILVMGQGDVMIAVTIGLTMACTIILAKIVGCTLPLVAKKIGLDPAIMATPLISTLVDISTVTVYFAIVSLVFSI
- the pta gene encoding phosphate acetyltransferase; translated protein: MGFIDEIKAKAKTSRKTIVLPETEDIRTYEAAEAVIKEGTANVVLVGSKEEIEKNRGSFDVSGATVVDPATSEKTDGYIAKLVELRQKKGMTEEQARELLLTNYLYYGVMMVKMKDADGMVSGACHSTADTLRPCLQILKTKPGTKLVSAFFVMVVPDCDMGADGTFVFADAGLEQNPDPEKLAAIALSSADSFRLLTGEEPVVALLSHSTKGSAKHADVDKVVEAARIAKEAAPEGLMIDGEFQLDAAIVPEIGASKAPGSPVAGKANVLVFPDLDAGNIGYKLVQRLAKAEAYGPLTQGIAAPVNDLSRGCSAKDIEGVVAITAVQCMAEN